Proteins found in one Peptococcaceae bacterium genomic segment:
- the radC gene encoding DNA repair protein RadC, which yields MAIKDYPAETRPREKLLMLGPEALSDQELVAILLRTGTKDRSALEMAQDILTNGGLTYLARASTEELSFQRGMGLAKAAQLKAAVELSKRLARQSMGPQPVVHSPQDAAGLVMGEMSYLDREHFKVINLNTKNRVMVIDTVSVGSLNSSLVHPREVFKLPLKRSASSLILVHNHPSGDTRPSQEDLEITRRLCEAGSLLGIEIIDHLIIGHNNFLSMKEKGYI from the coding sequence ATGGCAATCAAGGATTATCCTGCTGAAACAAGGCCGCGCGAAAAGCTCCTGATGCTGGGGCCTGAAGCCCTGTCGGACCAAGAACTTGTGGCCATTTTGCTCAGGACCGGGACGAAAGACCGTTCAGCCCTGGAGATGGCTCAGGACATCCTCACTAACGGCGGCTTGACCTATCTTGCCAGAGCCAGCACCGAGGAACTGAGTTTCCAGCGAGGTATGGGACTGGCCAAAGCCGCTCAGTTGAAAGCGGCGGTGGAATTAAGCAAACGTTTGGCCAGGCAAAGCATGGGTCCCCAGCCGGTCGTTCATTCACCGCAAGATGCGGCAGGTCTTGTAATGGGTGAAATGTCATATCTGGACAGGGAGCATTTTAAGGTTATCAACCTGAACACTAAAAACCGGGTGATGGTTATCGACACGGTTTCCGTGGGCAGCTTAAACTCTTCCCTGGTTCATCCCCGGGAAGTGTTCAAGCTTCCTCTTAAAAGAAGCGCGTCAAGCTTGATTCTTGTGCACAACCATCCCAGCGGCGACACCAGGCCGAGCCAGGAAGACCTGGAAATAACACGGCGCCTGTGCGAAGCCGGCAGCCTTCTGGGAATCGAGATCATTGACCACCTGATCATCGGGCACAATAATTTTTTAAGCATGAAAGAAAAAGGTTATATTTAG
- a CDS encoding PHP domain-containing protein, which translates to MKEWAIDLHLHSCLSPCGGEEMTPPAVLERALALGYDALAVTDHNTAENVVAFMEKGREKGIIVIPGMELQTREDVHLVCLFDRLGQVLDLQETVYDKLPPLANKCGLGEQVLVDKEGNRTGWLERLLLVGTDLSVEKAVDEVHRLGGICIASHLDRQAFSLWGHLGKIPPDLALDGGELTPRLPRSPLLLKELQERRLTCVVSSDAHYLADMTFPRCFAFMAECTVGEIKKALKGKDGRYIRTTV; encoded by the coding sequence ATGAAAGAATGGGCGATAGATCTTCATCTCCATTCGTGCTTATCACCATGCGGCGGTGAAGAAATGACCCCTCCCGCAGTCCTGGAAAGGGCGCTTGCACTTGGTTATGACGCCCTGGCGGTCACTGACCATAATACAGCGGAAAATGTCGTTGCTTTTATGGAAAAAGGACGGGAAAAAGGAATAATAGTAATCCCGGGCATGGAACTGCAAACCAGAGAGGATGTCCACCTGGTCTGCCTTTTTGATCGCCTTGGGCAGGTACTGGACCTGCAGGAAACCGTTTACGACAAGCTGCCTCCCTTGGCAAACAAGTGTGGCCTGGGAGAGCAGGTCCTTGTCGACAAGGAAGGGAACAGGACAGGCTGGTTAGAACGGCTGCTGCTGGTCGGAACCGATCTTTCGGTTGAAAAGGCGGTTGATGAGGTTCACAGGCTGGGAGGAATTTGCATCGCTTCCCATCTTGACAGGCAAGCATTCAGCCTGTGGGGGCACCTGGGGAAAATACCCCCAGACCTCGCGCTGGATGGAGGCGAACTTACGCCTCGTCTTCCGCGCAGCCCGCTGCTGTTGAAGGAGCTGCAAGAGCGAAGATTGACGTGCGTTGTCTCATCTGATGCCCACTACCTGGCAGACATGACCTTTCCCCGGTGTTTTGCCTTTATGGCGGAGTGCACGGTGGGAGAGATCAAAAAAGCCTTGAAGGGTAAGGACGGGCGTTATATCCGCACCACGGTATAG
- a CDS encoding SPOR domain-containing protein produces MKRRRGRPVVLIILLVIAASLFFGQVLGSFYLGNISRGSAGENGLEGITPSWREGTKKKKVLRLNQFDYYSVQAGAFSSRETALLLGNSLARKGLPAVIAGQSPCRVLVGFLNNREKLLGLAESITVDGSKAAVVQGQVNSVSFKFTAGDKEAEEDIAPFLGRLSTCLHKGLLLYSNVDIEGENMKEHRPRFGLLARELEELGRKGRSIAGENKQSAYSAGVLILAGRCENWAASLLKLEETWQGTQMLISQQQALALLEDYHSFMAESN; encoded by the coding sequence TTGAAACGCCGCAGGGGCAGACCTGTTGTTTTGATTATCTTGTTGGTTATTGCGGCTTCTCTTTTTTTTGGACAGGTCTTAGGCAGCTTTTACCTGGGCAATATCAGCCGGGGCAGTGCCGGAGAGAACGGGCTGGAGGGGATAACACCTTCTTGGCGGGAGGGTACTAAAAAAAAGAAAGTCCTGCGGCTTAACCAATTTGATTATTACAGCGTGCAGGCCGGGGCTTTCTCCAGCAGGGAAACAGCCCTCTTACTGGGGAATTCTTTGGCCCGAAAAGGACTGCCTGCTGTGATTGCGGGGCAGTCTCCCTGCCGTGTGCTGGTAGGATTTCTTAACAACAGGGAAAAGCTTCTCGGCCTTGCGGAGAGTATTACGGTTGACGGCAGCAAAGCTGCTGTCGTGCAAGGTCAGGTCAATTCCGTATCTTTCAAATTCACGGCCGGGGATAAGGAAGCCGAGGAAGACATTGCCCCTTTTTTGGGCCGGCTCAGCACCTGTTTGCATAAGGGGCTTTTGCTTTATTCCAACGTGGACATCGAGGGCGAAAACATGAAAGAGCATAGACCAAGGTTCGGGTTGCTGGCCCGGGAATTGGAAGAACTAGGAAGGAAAGGCCGGTCGATTGCCGGGGAAAATAAGCAGTCGGCTTATTCCGCGGGTGTTTTGATCCTTGCGGGTCGCTGTGAAAATTGGGCCGCCAGCCTGCTCAAGCTGGAAGAAACATGGCAGGGAACACAGATGTTGATCAGCCAGCAGCAGGCATTAGCCCTCCTGGAGGACTATCACTCTTTTATGGCCGAATCGAACTGA
- the mreC gene encoding rod shape-determining protein MreC, translated as MAVKKGAVLTGLLLFGVLALFGVMKATGWETTILFPVTRAVREAAAPLEKGIAKMRGGVSDLLAYFGDNKALRRENEELKKQIAALEEKVNTIKEKEMENERLRALLNYQEETAAGYELALAKVIGRDPGNWYKTVIINKGKKQGVERNMAVVTHEGLVGVVINTTSNTAEVLLILDAESGVGARILESRVTPGVVVGTGRSDYLQMIHLPHDIPLEKGQTVITSGLGGLYPGGIRIGSIVEVSLDPSRVVKNALVQPFVDFSRLEEVFVIMKVIDSSQYLPAETGNVKAGAAGGS; from the coding sequence GTGGCCGTTAAAAAAGGGGCCGTGTTGACTGGTCTTTTACTTTTCGGGGTGCTGGCGCTTTTTGGTGTAATGAAGGCGACAGGATGGGAAACAACCATCCTTTTTCCTGTTACGCGTGCAGTGAGAGAAGCAGCTGCTCCCCTGGAAAAAGGCATAGCAAAAATGAGAGGCGGAGTGAGCGACCTGCTGGCTTATTTCGGCGATAATAAAGCGCTGCGCCGCGAAAACGAGGAACTGAAAAAACAGATCGCCGCGCTTGAAGAAAAAGTGAACACCATCAAAGAAAAGGAGATGGAGAACGAGCGCCTGCGCGCGCTTCTCAATTATCAGGAAGAAACCGCAGCTGGCTACGAATTGGCCCTGGCCAAGGTCATCGGCCGCGATCCCGGAAACTGGTACAAGACCGTGATCATAAACAAGGGGAAAAAACAGGGAGTGGAAAGGAATATGGCTGTAGTTACCCACGAGGGACTGGTGGGCGTCGTTATCAATACCACGTCCAATACGGCTGAAGTGCTGCTTATTCTCGATGCGGAAAGCGGTGTCGGGGCCAGGATCCTTGAAAGCCGGGTGACTCCAGGTGTGGTAGTGGGCACGGGCAGGTCCGACTACCTGCAGATGATCCACCTGCCCCATGATATCCCTCTTGAAAAAGGCCAGACGGTTATCACTTCAGGCTTGGGAGGGCTGTATCCAGGCGGGATCCGCATCGGTTCGATTGTCGAGGTCTCGCTTGATCCAAGCAGGGTGGTTAAGAATGCCCTGGTTCAGCCTTTTGTTGATTTTTCCCGCCTGGAAGAAGTGTTTGTAATCATGAAAGTGATAGACAGCAGTCAGTATTTGCCGGCGGAAACCGGTAACGTCAAGGCAGGGGCGGCGGGTGGTTCATGA
- a CDS encoding rod shape-determining protein, with protein sequence MFFSRDLGIDLGTANTLVYIKGKGIVLSEPSVVAIQKETGSVLAVGSEAKSMIGRTPGNIVAIRPMKDGVIADFDVTHTMLRYFIRKALKRNLNYLNRPRVVVCVPAGVTTVEERAVKEAAIQAGAREAYLIEEPMAAAIGAGLPIYEPTGNMIVDIGGGTTDVAIISLGGIVTSRSIRIGGDEMDEAIINYIKRSYNLMIGERTAEEIKINIGSALDLAEKKTYQVRGRDMVSGLPKLINIDSQEITEALSEPVGAILEAIRVCLEKSPPELSADIMDRGIVMAGGGSLLKGLDTLISRETGMPVFLTEEPLSAVAVGAGKALENIDTLKRLFIPNKRIG encoded by the coding sequence ATGTTTTTCAGCAGAGATCTGGGAATTGACTTGGGTACTGCCAATACCCTCGTCTATATCAAGGGCAAGGGGATTGTGCTCAGCGAGCCTTCCGTCGTAGCCATTCAAAAAGAGACCGGCTCGGTTTTGGCTGTTGGCAGCGAAGCCAAGTCAATGATCGGCAGGACACCGGGAAACATTGTTGCTATTCGCCCCATGAAAGACGGGGTTATTGCCGATTTCGACGTTACACACACCATGCTCCGCTATTTTATCCGGAAAGCGCTTAAAAGGAACTTGAACTATCTGAACCGCCCCCGGGTTGTCGTCTGTGTGCCGGCGGGCGTGACCACGGTGGAAGAACGGGCCGTCAAGGAAGCGGCTATCCAGGCAGGGGCCAGGGAAGCCTACCTTATTGAAGAACCCATGGCAGCGGCTATCGGAGCAGGCCTGCCCATTTACGAACCTACCGGAAACATGATTGTTGATATCGGGGGAGGAACCACCGATGTGGCCATTATTTCCCTGGGCGGCATTGTCACCAGCAGGAGCATTCGCATCGGCGGGGATGAGATGGATGAGGCGATTATAAATTATATTAAGCGTTCTTATAATCTGATGATTGGGGAAAGGACAGCGGAGGAAATAAAGATCAACATCGGGTCCGCCCTGGATTTGGCCGAGAAAAAAACCTACCAGGTGAGGGGCAGGGATATGGTTTCAGGCTTGCCGAAGCTAATCAACATCGACTCCCAGGAAATAACTGAAGCCCTGTCGGAACCGGTGGGCGCTATTTTGGAAGCCATCAGGGTTTGCCTGGAAAAGTCGCCGCCCGAGCTGTCGGCAGACATTATGGACCGCGGCATTGTCATGGCGGGAGGCGGTTCGCTTTTAAAAGGTTTAGATACTCTTATCAGCCGTGAGACTGGAATGCCGGTTTTTTTGACGGAGGAGCCGCTTTCTGCGGTAGCGGTTGGCGCGGGTAAAGCTTTGGAAAACATTGATACTTTGAAGAGGCTGTTTATTCCTAATAAAAGAATAGGTTAG
- a CDS encoding bifunctional folylpolyglutamate synthase/dihydrofolate synthase — MDYAKALEVLGELTRFGINLGLERIRSLLARFDNPQDALPVIHIGGTNGKGSTLALLSAALRQAGYRVGTFTSPHLVSYTERMAINGEPVSAEEFASLLYTVKPFFREVQKETGENPTEFEVLTTMAFLYFLRSRADLVLLEVGLGGDIDSTNVVKSPLLSIITNVSLDHTDYLGDTVEQIAEKKGGIIKERRPVITASSDGRALAVLRRQARDKAAPLFEVHREINWRLKEENLEGQHFCVNSSKNSFPDLFIPLKGEHQLVNAATALLALEVLNELGWSVTKEEIKGGLSSVTWPGRLEIVRKNPLVVIDGAHNPAGMEAVSRWLEKNRPGAGKVILVIGMLADKDRRKAAACLDGLVDMVVVTRPLSSRAGDWKEMAAFFRKEAEKIKIIEPLPEAISAALGQAAPGDLVLVTGSLYLIGEVRRLLTAE, encoded by the coding sequence ATGGATTACGCGAAGGCGCTGGAAGTGCTGGGCGAATTAACCAGGTTCGGCATCAATTTGGGACTTGAAAGGATCAGGAGTCTCCTGGCCAGGTTCGATAACCCCCAGGACGCGCTGCCGGTCATTCATATAGGCGGGACCAACGGGAAGGGTTCCACTTTGGCCCTGCTCTCAGCGGCGCTAAGGCAGGCGGGATACCGGGTGGGGACGTTTACGTCTCCCCACCTCGTTTCTTATACCGAGCGAATGGCCATTAACGGGGAGCCAGTCTCTGCAGAGGAGTTTGCAAGCCTGCTTTATACGGTCAAGCCTTTTTTCCGGGAAGTACAAAAAGAGACCGGCGAAAACCCCACGGAGTTCGAGGTCCTGACCACCATGGCTTTCCTTTACTTTTTGCGCAGCAGGGCGGATCTTGTGCTGCTTGAGGTAGGATTGGGAGGAGACATTGACTCCACCAACGTGGTCAAAAGCCCGCTCCTTTCCATCATCACCAACGTCAGTCTCGACCATACAGATTACCTGGGCGATACGGTCGAGCAAATTGCGGAAAAAAAAGGCGGTATCATCAAAGAGCGGCGCCCCGTGATTACGGCCAGCAGCGATGGACGGGCGCTGGCCGTTTTGCGCCGCCAGGCCCGTGACAAAGCGGCGCCTCTTTTTGAGGTCCACCGGGAGATAAACTGGCGGCTTAAGGAGGAGAATCTTGAGGGGCAGCATTTTTGCGTCAACAGCAGCAAAAACTCATTTCCTGATCTATTCATACCTTTAAAGGGCGAGCACCAGCTGGTCAATGCGGCCACTGCGCTTTTGGCCCTGGAGGTATTAAACGAGCTTGGCTGGAGCGTTACGAAGGAAGAGATAAAAGGCGGCCTGTCTTCAGTGACCTGGCCCGGCCGGCTGGAAATTGTGAGAAAAAACCCGCTGGTTGTTATTGACGGGGCTCACAACCCGGCAGGGATGGAAGCGGTTTCCCGCTGGCTGGAAAAAAACAGGCCGGGAGCGGGCAAGGTTATCCTGGTTATCGGCATGCTGGCGGACAAGGACAGGCGTAAAGCGGCAGCCTGCCTGGATGGCCTGGTGGACATGGTTGTTGTCACCAGACCCCTGTCATCCAGGGCGGGAGACTGGAAGGAAATGGCGGCGTTTTTCAGGAAAGAGGCGGAAAAGATAAAGATAATCGAACCCCTTCCTGAGGCCATCAGTGCTGCGCTTGGGCAGGCGGCGCCGGGCGACCTCGTTCTGGTTACCGGTTCTCTTTACCTGATTGGAGAGGTGCGACGCCTGCTTACTGCTGAATGA
- a CDS encoding DUF4321 domain-containing protein, with amino-acid sequence MKGYNAPRNPWVLLMLLVIGGLVGSLLGAAFGGVLPVLNQSFQAVGLAPTTVDLLVIKVTFGLLLKLNVASIIGFLLALVVYFKL; translated from the coding sequence TTGAAAGGATATAATGCCCCGAGGAACCCTTGGGTTTTATTGATGCTTTTAGTTATCGGCGGGCTGGTTGGCAGCCTGCTGGGTGCCGCCTTTGGCGGAGTTCTGCCTGTTTTGAACCAGAGTTTTCAGGCTGTTGGGTTGGCTCCTACCACTGTTGACCTGCTGGTGATAAAAGTGACCTTCGGCCTTTTGTTGAAGTTGAACGTGGCTAGCATAATCGGTTTTCTCTTAGCCCTGGTTGTTTATTTTAAGCTCTGA
- a CDS encoding AraC family transcriptional regulator, with the protein MMKLGKVVAELKLTPLFLLPGSYENEIKGCYIGDLLSNVMAQAREGDLWLTVQTSMNVVAVARLLDLAGVIIVEGHLPQEDTLKKAEQEGIPLFSTRESAYKTACLLYGCGVGREQQ; encoded by the coding sequence GTGATGAAACTAGGAAAGGTCGTTGCCGAACTGAAACTCACCCCGCTCTTTTTGCTGCCGGGCAGTTACGAAAACGAGATCAAGGGCTGCTATATCGGGGACCTGCTCAGCAATGTGATGGCGCAGGCCAGGGAAGGAGACCTGTGGCTGACGGTACAGACCAGCATGAATGTGGTTGCGGTGGCCCGGCTTCTGGATTTGGCTGGCGTTATTATTGTTGAAGGGCATCTTCCCCAGGAAGATACTCTTAAAAAGGCGGAGCAAGAAGGAATTCCGCTTTTTAGTACCAGGGAGAGCGCCTATAAAACGGCCTGTCTCCTTTATGGCTGCGGAGTGGGCAGGGAACAGCAATGA
- a CDS encoding redox-sensing transcriptional repressor Rex, which yields MKALKIPEAAIIRLSVYSRYLNQLEKNGVTTVSSVDIAEGVNNSPAQVRKDLAYFGEFGTRGVGYNVKELNRHIVKILGLDVEWKVIIAGAGNLGSALTQYRGFQERGFNIMAVFDNDVNKVGLMIGGIPILPTTRLAEFIKRENVQVGIIAVPARHAQEVVDVMVGAGIKAILNFAPRVLSVPSHVEYRSVDLAVNLEVLTFNMVANK from the coding sequence TTGAAAGCGTTAAAGATACCCGAAGCAGCCATCATCAGGCTGTCGGTATATTCTCGCTATCTTAACCAGCTTGAGAAAAACGGCGTCACAACCGTTTCTTCGGTAGATATTGCGGAGGGAGTGAATAACTCCCCGGCCCAGGTAAGAAAAGACCTGGCTTACTTCGGAGAGTTCGGCACGCGCGGCGTGGGTTATAATGTCAAGGAATTGAACCGTCACATTGTAAAAATTTTAGGGCTTGACGTCGAGTGGAAAGTCATCATAGCCGGAGCCGGCAACCTTGGTTCGGCCCTTACTCAATACAGGGGCTTCCAGGAGAGAGGTTTTAACATCATGGCGGTGTTTGACAACGATGTTAACAAGGTCGGGTTGATGATCGGCGGTATTCCAATTCTTCCCACCACCAGGCTGGCGGAATTCATCAAAAGGGAGAACGTTCAAGTGGGGATTATAGCCGTTCCGGCGAGGCATGCCCAGGAAGTGGTGGATGTGATGGTGGGAGCCGGCATCAAGGCAATACTTAATTTTGCCCCACGGGTGCTCTCTGTTCCCAGTCACGTTGAATACCGGAGTGTTGACCTGGCCGTAAACCTTGAGGTGCTGACCTTTAATATGGTTGCCAACAAGTAA
- a CDS encoding ATP-binding protein → MRELSLHILDIARNSLEAGATRVEITVREDTRKNWLHMEIKDNGRGMDEEEAKKAADPFYTTRKTRRVGLGLSLLKANALACGGSFTIISQPGSGTVVSALFQWNHIDRAPLGDMPSTLTALIQGSPHVDFYYCHEFDGRSFCLDTAEIREALEGLPLNHPEILNWLQDFLKEKEKEVLRAFHDLA, encoded by the coding sequence ATGCGCGAGCTTTCCCTGCATATACTTGATATTGCCCGGAATTCCCTGGAAGCCGGGGCGACGAGGGTTGAAATAACAGTCCGGGAAGACACCCGCAAGAACTGGCTGCACATGGAGATTAAAGACAACGGCCGCGGGATGGATGAAGAGGAAGCGAAAAAGGCCGCGGACCCTTTTTACACTACGAGAAAAACGCGCCGGGTAGGGTTGGGACTTTCGCTGCTTAAAGCCAACGCGCTGGCATGCGGGGGAAGCTTCACTATAATTTCCCAGCCCGGGAGCGGGACAGTCGTTTCCGCCCTGTTTCAGTGGAACCATATTGACAGGGCGCCCCTGGGAGATATGCCGTCGACCCTGACGGCGCTTATCCAAGGCTCGCCGCATGTTGATTTTTATTACTGCCATGAATTTGACGGCAGGAGTTTTTGCTTGGATACCGCTGAAATCAGGGAAGCCCTGGAGGGGCTGCCGCTTAATCACCCGGAAATCCTGAACTGGTTGCAGGATTTTTTAAAGGAGAAAGAGAAAGAAGTGTTGAGAGCTTTCCATGATTTAGCATGA
- the mreD gene encoding rod shape-determining protein MreD, translating to MREYMTLFLFALTGLVMQSTIFNHIALAGIKPDFVLILAIFFSILCGPRRGTIVGFLLGLLEDVYLGRFIGMNAFSKGATSFLVGWISRGAFSENLLIPIISMFAGTFFNSALYFLAGKALGLQWSMRLWLWNSIPLAIYNTCLVPFIYPRFFHLASRFNENRINPKFWDRFS from the coding sequence ATGAGAGAATACATGACGCTTTTTCTTTTTGCCTTGACCGGACTGGTTATGCAAAGCACTATCTTTAACCATATAGCTTTAGCCGGTATTAAACCCGATTTTGTTTTAATTTTGGCAATATTTTTCAGTATACTCTGCGGACCCCGGCGGGGGACGATCGTCGGTTTTTTGCTGGGCCTGCTGGAGGACGTTTACCTGGGCCGGTTTATCGGGATGAATGCCTTTTCCAAGGGTGCGACCTCGTTTTTGGTGGGGTGGATATCCAGGGGAGCATTCAGCGAAAACCTGTTGATACCCATAATTTCAATGTTTGCGGGAACGTTTTTTAACAGCGCACTTTACTTTCTCGCCGGCAAGGCGCTTGGACTCCAGTGGAGTATGAGGTTGTGGCTTTGGAACTCCATTCCGCTGGCCATTTACAATACGTGCCTGGTACCTTTCATTTACCCGCGCTTTTTTCACTTGGCGTCCAGGTTTAATGAAAACCGGATTAACCCTAAGTTTTGGGACCGGTTTTCTTAA
- a CDS encoding Maf family protein, whose amino-acid sequence MTLILASGSPRRAELLDRLGLAYSVAPGRVEEGEPCAPYQEWVQELSRIKALAAPAGKGDVVLAADTLVVLGNRVLGKPQDAQEAAEMLAFLSGRVHQVMTGICVVDHSENSGSGHVDVYQDVEVTSVFFRHLTSREIQAYVNSGEPLDKAGAYGIQGLGALLVERIEGCYYNVVGLPLVKTMYLLRNCGIPVLGVSAG is encoded by the coding sequence ATGACTTTAATCCTGGCATCAGGCTCGCCGAGAAGGGCTGAACTGCTTGACCGGCTAGGTCTTGCCTACAGCGTTGCCCCGGGAAGGGTAGAGGAAGGTGAGCCCTGTGCTCCTTATCAGGAGTGGGTTCAGGAGCTTTCCAGAATTAAAGCGCTGGCTGCGCCGGCCGGCAAAGGCGATGTTGTCCTGGCCGCCGATACACTGGTAGTTTTGGGAAACAGGGTCCTGGGAAAGCCGCAGGACGCGCAGGAAGCGGCGGAAATGCTGGCCTTCCTTTCCGGCCGTGTTCACCAGGTTATGACCGGCATTTGTGTGGTGGACCATTCGGAAAACAGCGGTTCCGGTCATGTTGACGTTTACCAGGACGTGGAAGTAACCAGCGTATTTTTCCGCCATCTCACTTCCCGGGAAATACAGGCTTATGTAAACAGCGGAGAACCGCTGGACAAAGCCGGCGCCTATGGGATACAGGGCCTGGGAGCACTTTTGGTGGAAAGAATTGAGGGATGTTATTACAATGTTGTGGGGCTTCCGCTGGTCAAGACCATGTATCTTCTTCGCAATTGCGGGATTCCCGTCCTGGGGGTATCGGCTGGTTGA